A stretch of the Papaver somniferum cultivar HN1 chromosome 6, ASM357369v1, whole genome shotgun sequence genome encodes the following:
- the LOC113286844 gene encoding annexin D2-like, giving the protein MASLIVPDSIPSVAQDIEQLHKAFSGWGTNEDLIISILAHRNAEQRKHIRQAYAEAYGEDLLHSLEKELSSDFERIVLLWTLEPAERDAVLLNESTKRWTSSSQVILEIACTRSSHALLSAKQAYHARFKKSLEEDVASLITGDFRKLLVPLVSTYRYEGPEVSTTLAKREAKILHEHISAKEYNHDEIIRILTTRSKTQLFATFNHYNNEFGNAITKDLKADADDDFLKTLRSVIKCLVTPEKYFEKVLRLAINKTGTDEWALTRVVATRVEVDMNVIKEEYYRRNTVQLDHAIKADTSGDYENMLVALIGA; this is encoded by the exons ATGGCTAGTCTTATTGTCCCTGATTCCATCCCATCTGTTGCTCAAGATATTGAGCAACTGCACAAAGCTTTCTCTG GATGGGGAACGAATGAGGATTTGATTATCTCCATATTGGCTCATAGGAATGCAGAACAGCGTAAACATATCCGACAAGCTTATGCTGAAGCCTACGGAGAGGATCTCCTTCACTCTCTGGAAAAAGAACTTTCAAGCGACTTTGAG AGAATTGTGCTACTATGGACTTTGGAACCTGCAGAGCGTGATGCTGTATTACTGAACGAATCTACAAAGAGGTGGACTTCCAGTAGCCAGGTAATTCTGGAAATCGCTTGTACCAGATCCTCCCATGCACTCTTGTCGGCGAAACAAGCTTACCATGCTCGCTTTAAGAAATCTCTTGAAGAAGATGTTGCATCTCTCATCACTGGTGACTTCCGCAAG CTTCTGGTGCCTCTTGTCAGCACATACCGATACGAGGGACCAGAGGTGAGCACGACACTGGCAAAACGTGAAGCTAAGATACTCCATGAACATATCTCAGCAAAGGAATACAATCATGATGAGATTATCAGGATCCTGACTACAAGAAGCAAAACACAGCTTTTTGCAACTTTCAACCACTACAACAACGAATTCGGAAATGCTATCACCAAG GATTTGAAGGCTGATGCAGATGATGATTTTCTTAAGACACTCAGAAGTGTCATTAAGTGTCTGGTCACACCTGAGAAGTACTTCGAGAAGGTTCTACGATTAGCTATCAACAAAACCGGAACCGATGAATGGGCTCTTACTCGAGTTGTTGCTACACGAGTAGAAGTTGATATGAACGTTATCAAGGAAGAATACTACCGAAGGAACACCGTTCAACTTGATCACGCCATAAAAGCTGATACCTCTGGGGATTACGAAAACATGCTTGTTGCTTTGATTGGGGCATGA
- the LOC113286842 gene encoding uncharacterized protein LOC113286842, with product MERATPVRKSHTSTAELLFWPENQNAHSSPYDPSSAPRSANRMPSDGVSKVLCGAQVTEEEEAQSLSKLKPCSGYKMKEMTGSGIFVGDGENGGEEAGSANQTPNRTGLRIYQQAVSGISQISFSVDESVSPKKPTSQAEVAKQRELSGTLETEVDTKLGVQSSKIKWQELSGHDIFGPPPEITIRPLDARALELKGSINMGESAPRNVAGGQSAVPFSEETPVKTAKKTNNQKFQELTGNNIFKGDTPSGTDEKSLSNAKLREMSGSNIFADGKAESREHLGARKPPGGDSSIALV from the exons ATGGAAAGAGCAACACCAGTCAGGAAATCACATACATCAACAGCTGAGTTACTGTTTTGGCCTGAGAATCAAAATGCTCATTCTTCACCCTATGATCCTTCTTCAGCTCCTCGTTCTGCTAATCGTATG CCGTCTGATGGGGTGAGTAAAGTGTTATGTGGAGCTCAGgttaccgaagaagaagaagctcaAAGCTTATCAAAACT GAAACCCTGTTCAGGGTATAAAATGAAGGAGATGACTGGAAGCGGTATCTTTGTTGGAGATGGTGAAAATGGTGGAGAAGAAGCAGGGTCTGCCAATCAGACTCCTAACAGAACAGGTTTACGTATTTACCAG CAAGCTGTAAGCGGAATCAGCCAGATCTCATTCAGCGTTGATGAAAGTGTCTCGCCTAAGAAGCCTACTTCTCAGGCCGAGGTTGCAAAGCAGCGAGAATTAAGCGGGACATTGGAAACTGAGGTAGACACGAAATTAGGGGTACAATCATCCAAAATAAAGTGGCAGGAGCTTAGTGGTCATGACATTTTTGGCCCTCCTCCAGAGATTACCATACGACCATTGGATGCACGTGCTTTGGAATTGAAAGGAAGCATAAACATGGGAGAATCTGCACCAAGAAAT GTTGCTGGAGGTCAAAGTGCTGTACCATTTTCCGAAGAAACTCCAGTGAAAACTGCAAAGAAAACAAACAACCAGAAATTTCAGGAGTTAACGGGAAATAACATTTTCAAGGGAGATACTCCTTCAGGAACAGATGAGAAGTCACTGAGCAACGCAAAGCTTAGGGAGATGAGTGGCTCTAACATATTTGCTGATGGCAAAGCAGAGTCCAGAGAACACTTGGGTGCACGAAAGCCTCCTGGCGGTGACAGCAGCATTGCCTTGGTTTAA
- the LOC113286841 gene encoding annexin D1-like, with translation MMASLIVPDSIPSVAEDCEQLHKAFSGWGTNEDLIISILALRNAEQRKHIRRAYAEIYGQDLLYALEQELSGHLMRIVLLWTLDPAERDAVLLNESAKRYWTSSNQVILEIACTRSSHALLSTKQAYHSLFRKSLEEDVAAHITGDFRKLLVPLVSTYRYEGPEMDMTLAEQEAEILHEHISDKEYNHDEIIRILTTRSKPQLYATFNHYNNEFGNAITKDLKADADNDFLAALRSAIKCFVAPEKYFEKVLRSAMHRTGTDDWALTRVVATRVEVDMNVIKEEYYHRNTVQLGHAIKSDTSGDYEEMLIALTGG, from the exons ATGATGGCTAGTCTTATTGTCCCAGATTCCATCCCATCTGTAGCTGAAGATTGTGAGCAACTCCACAAAGCTTTCTCTG GATGGGGAACAAATGAGGATTTGATTATTTCCATATTGGCTCTTAGGAACGCTGAACAGCGTAAGCATATCCGACGAGCTTATGCTGAAATTTATGGACAAGATCTCCTTTACGCGCTGGAACAAGAACTTTCAGGCCATCTTATG AGAATTGTTCTACTGTGGACGCTGGATCCTGCTGAGCGTGATGCTGTATTGCTGAATGAATCTGCAAAGAGGTATTGGACTTCGAGTAACCAGGTAATTCTGGAAATAGCTTGCACCAGATCCTCCCATGCACTATTGTCGACGAAACAAGCTTACCATTCTCTCTTTAGaaaatctcttgaagaagatGTTGCAGCTCACATCACTGGTGACTTCCGCAAG CTTCTGGTGCCTCTTGTCAGCACATACCGGTACGAGGGACCAGAAATGGACATGACACTGGCAGAACAAGAAGCTGAGATACTCCATGAACATATTTCGGATAAGGAGTACAACCATGATGAGATTATCAGGATTCTGACTACAAGAAGCAAACCACAGCTTTATGCAACTTTCAACCACTATAATAATGAATTCGGGAACGCTATCACCAAG GATTTGAAGGCTGATGCAGATAATGATTTTCTTGCGGCACTCAGAAGTGCTATCAAGTGTTTCGTCGCACCAGAGAAGTATTTCGAGAAGGTTCTTCGATCAGCTATGCACAGAACAGGAACAGATGATTGGGCTCTTACTCGAGTTGTTGCTACACGAGTAGAAGTAGACATGAACGTTATCAAGGAAGAATACTACCACAGGAACACAGTGCAACTCGGTCACGCCATCAAAAGCGATACTTCCGGGGACTACGAAGAAATGCTTATTGCTTTGACAGGGGGATGA